A DNA window from Pseudomonas tohonis contains the following coding sequences:
- a CDS encoding PaaI family thioesterase: MASKDAIASFIRDAFPQTRVVIEAVGPMTATVSLQVDDSDLRPGGTVSGPTLMAVADVALYVAVLGQIGIVPLAVTTSLTINFLRRPEGGRRVIGECQLMKLGKTLAMGEVSLYSEGLDDPVAHVVGTYAIPPEHLRQVP, encoded by the coding sequence ATGGCCAGCAAAGACGCGATCGCGAGTTTCATCAGGGACGCCTTCCCGCAGACCCGCGTGGTGATCGAGGCCGTCGGGCCGATGACCGCCACGGTGTCGCTGCAGGTGGACGACAGCGACCTGCGCCCCGGCGGCACCGTATCCGGCCCCACGCTCATGGCCGTGGCCGACGTGGCCCTCTACGTCGCCGTGCTGGGGCAGATCGGCATCGTGCCGCTGGCGGTCACCACCAGCCTGACCATCAACTTCCTGCGCCGGCCGGAAGGCGGCCGCCGGGTGATCGGCGAATGCCAGCTGATGAAGCTGGGCAAGACCCTGGCCATGGGCGAGGTCTCCCTCTATTCCGAAGGCCTGGACGACCCCGTCGCCCACGTGGTCGGCACCTACGCCATCCCGCCGGAGCACCTGCGGCAGGTGCCGTGA
- a CDS encoding subclass B3 metallo-beta-lactamase PAM-2, with amino-acid sequence MRLLASLALPLFAANLAVAAPAQLPQLEAYKGLDAWLVPVEPLRISDHVWQIGTASISALLVKTDAGAVLIDGGMPQVADHLLANMKKLGVAPQDVRLILHSHAHIDHVGPLAAIKRATGAMLVSNAESAVLLQRGGANDIHFGSGMLFEPIQTDRLVQDGEAVTLGDTTFTVHFTPGHTPGSMSWTWADTRDGKPLRIAYSDSLSAPGYQLRHNARYPHLVEAFRASFAAVRALPCDLLLTPHAEGSGWDYANAARPHPQPVSCKAYADKAEANLDKMLAEQANKR; translated from the coding sequence ATGCGTTTGCTCGCCAGCCTCGCGCTGCCCCTGTTCGCCGCCAACCTGGCGGTCGCCGCCCCCGCCCAGCTGCCCCAGCTGGAGGCCTACAAGGGCCTCGACGCCTGGCTGGTGCCGGTGGAGCCCCTGCGCATCAGCGACCACGTGTGGCAGATCGGCACCGCCAGCATCAGCGCCCTGCTGGTGAAGACCGACGCCGGCGCGGTGCTCATTGACGGCGGCATGCCCCAGGTGGCCGACCACCTGCTGGCCAACATGAAGAAGCTCGGCGTGGCCCCGCAGGATGTGCGCCTGATCCTCCACAGCCACGCCCACATCGACCACGTCGGCCCGCTGGCGGCAATCAAGCGCGCCACCGGCGCCATGCTGGTGAGCAACGCCGAATCCGCCGTGCTGCTGCAGCGCGGCGGCGCCAACGACATCCACTTCGGCAGCGGCATGCTCTTCGAACCGATCCAGACCGACCGCCTGGTGCAGGACGGCGAGGCCGTGACCCTGGGCGACACCACCTTCACCGTGCACTTCACCCCGGGGCACACGCCCGGCAGCATGAGCTGGACCTGGGCCGACACCCGGGACGGCAAGCCCCTGCGCATCGCCTACAGCGACAGCCTCAGCGCGCCGGGCTACCAGCTGCGCCACAACGCCCGCTACCCGCACCTCGTGGAAGCCTTCCGCGCAAGCTTCGCCGCCGTCCGCGCCCTGCCCTGCGACCTGCTGCTCACGCCCCACGCCGAAGGCAGCGGCTGGGACTACGCCAACGCCGCCAGGCCGCACCCGCAGCCGGTCAGCTGCAAGGCCTACGCGGACAAGGCCGAGGCGAATCTCGACAAGATGCTCGCCGAGCAGGCGAACAAGCGCTGA
- a CDS encoding GNAT family N-acetyltransferase, with protein MYRLDWLRNHLQHSDTYALWLYRQFAYEFADQPLEDWQREFAEGQRSGEWQCLVALDGERLLGGAALAEDDLPGRDDLGPWLACVFTTPEARGQGIAERLIQGICEQARHQGHTRLYLHTQDRADYYARRGWAPLELFQAWGAEHTLMWRALDGAA; from the coding sequence ATGTACCGCCTGGACTGGCTGCGCAACCACCTGCAGCACAGCGACACCTACGCCCTCTGGCTCTACCGGCAGTTCGCCTACGAGTTCGCCGACCAGCCCCTGGAGGACTGGCAGCGCGAGTTCGCCGAAGGCCAGCGCAGTGGCGAGTGGCAGTGCCTGGTGGCGCTGGACGGCGAACGCCTGCTCGGCGGCGCGGCCCTGGCCGAGGACGACCTGCCCGGCCGCGATGACCTGGGCCCCTGGCTGGCCTGCGTGTTCACCACGCCCGAGGCGCGCGGCCAGGGCATCGCCGAGCGCCTGATCCAGGGCATCTGCGAGCAGGCCCGCCACCAGGGCCACACGCGGCTCTACCTGCACACCCAGGACCGCGCCGACTACTACGCCCGCCGTGGCTGGGCGCCGCTGGAACTTTTCCAGGCCTGGGGCGCCGAGCACACCCTGATGTGGCGCGCCCTGGACGGCGCGGCATGA
- a CDS encoding HD-GYP domain-containing protein yields the protein MLKRIATADLQLGMYVQEFCGSWMDHPFFRAKFVIKTEKDLQRIRSSEIAEVWIDTSKGADVAEHLPSRTVEEVEAEIDERLAAAEHKPPLRPTSLEDEVARAAELCARSKEAVVSMFGDARMGKAIDVENAQGLVEEISDSVLRCPNALISLARLKSADEYTYMHSVAVCALMIALARQLGLAEAQVREAGMAGLLHDIGKMAVPMEVLNKPGKLTDSEFEQVRSHPEAGAQILLHSGQVSALVLDVCLHHHEKVDGTGYPHRLQSDQISLLAKMGAVCDVYDAITSDRPYKRGWDPAESVRRMAEWSQSHFDEAVFQAFVKSIGIYPTGSLVRLDSGRLGVVLEQHPKSLTMPRVKVFYSVRLKAAIPVEVIDLAKLAGRDKIVARESSADWPFKNLDELWSGIADVRRSRAAEGQR from the coding sequence GTGCTGAAGCGAATTGCGACCGCCGACCTGCAGCTCGGCATGTATGTCCAGGAATTCTGCGGTTCATGGATGGACCACCCCTTCTTCCGCGCCAAGTTCGTGATCAAGACCGAAAAGGACCTGCAGCGCATCCGCAGCAGCGAGATCGCCGAGGTGTGGATCGACACCAGCAAGGGCGCCGACGTGGCCGAGCACCTGCCCAGCCGCACCGTCGAGGAGGTGGAGGCCGAGATCGACGAGCGCCTGGCCGCCGCCGAGCACAAGCCGCCCCTGCGTCCCACCAGCCTGGAGGACGAGGTGGCGCGTGCCGCCGAGCTTTGCGCGCGCTCGAAGGAAGCGGTGGTGTCGATGTTCGGCGATGCGCGGATGGGCAAGGCCATCGATGTCGAGAACGCTCAGGGGCTGGTGGAGGAAATCTCCGATTCGGTGCTGCGCTGTCCCAACGCGCTGATCAGCCTGGCCCGCCTGAAGTCGGCCGACGAATACACCTACATGCATTCGGTGGCGGTCTGCGCGCTGATGATCGCCCTCGCCCGCCAGCTCGGCCTGGCCGAGGCCCAGGTGCGCGAGGCGGGCATGGCCGGGCTGCTGCACGACATCGGCAAGATGGCCGTGCCCATGGAGGTGCTGAACAAGCCGGGCAAGCTCACCGACAGCGAGTTCGAGCAGGTGCGCAGCCACCCCGAGGCGGGTGCGCAGATACTCCTGCACAGCGGCCAGGTCAGCGCCCTGGTGCTGGACGTCTGCCTGCACCACCACGAGAAGGTCGACGGCACCGGCTACCCGCATCGCCTGCAGAGCGACCAGATCAGCCTGCTGGCGAAGATGGGCGCCGTGTGCGACGTGTACGACGCCATCACCTCCGATCGCCCCTACAAGCGCGGCTGGGACCCCGCCGAATCCGTCCGCCGCATGGCCGAGTGGAGCCAGTCGCACTTCGACGAGGCGGTGTTCCAGGCCTTCGTCAAATCCATCGGCATCTACCCCACCGGGTCCCTGGTGCGCCTGGACAGCGGGCGCCTCGGCGTCGTGCTGGAGCAGCATCCGAAGTCGCTGACCATGCCGCGGGTCAAGGTGTTCTATTCCGTGCGCCTGAAGGCGGCCATCCCGGTGGAGGTGATCGACCTGGCGAAGCTCGCCGGGCGCGACAAGATCGTCGCGCGGGAATCCTCCGCCGACTGGCCGTTCAAGAACCTCGACGAGCTCTGGTCCGGGATCGCCGACGTGCGCCGCAGCCGCGCGGCAGAGGGGCAGCGCTGA
- a CDS encoding response regulator, whose product MRVQIVDDDPWIANLLQQLVLSVRPGAEIDSFAAVQAAVDAWRSNRYQLVVVDWNLPDGTGLDVMQKIRRIDRTVPLLVVTGRADRESVMAARPMGISAYITKPFDVPKVIACLESLLPGDAQAVEPEAQQGSFEEHLRGLTAEQLDVPLLADVKDKLQQASRGVPMDFQELAADWNRDPALCAYLIAAANSATYGSGQAPCISLPDALKRMGARTCMNHAIALALRQAGSTTDPFLKLFLQNYLDEIEQLSETVVRTARQCGLDHGPLQAAALLYRLGEMCVIFQAQQWMRQSRQSLDDNTLTKAIADFAEPLAIRLKAHWGLPMALRDLIGACYALPQFQVRQEQVVMRLAAAQCVGESAAEIERLKRLAGVG is encoded by the coding sequence ATGAGGGTTCAGATAGTCGATGACGATCCTTGGATCGCCAATCTGCTGCAGCAACTGGTGCTGAGCGTCCGTCCCGGTGCAGAAATCGACAGTTTCGCGGCGGTGCAGGCCGCCGTCGATGCATGGCGGTCGAACCGCTACCAGCTGGTCGTCGTCGACTGGAACCTGCCGGATGGCACCGGCCTGGATGTGATGCAGAAGATCCGCCGCATCGACAGGACCGTGCCACTGCTGGTGGTCACCGGCCGCGCCGACCGGGAGAGCGTGATGGCCGCCCGGCCCATGGGCATCAGCGCCTACATCACCAAGCCCTTCGACGTGCCCAAGGTCATCGCCTGCCTGGAGAGCCTGCTGCCCGGCGATGCCCAGGCGGTGGAGCCCGAAGCGCAACAGGGCAGCTTCGAGGAGCACCTGCGCGGCCTGACCGCCGAGCAGCTGGACGTGCCGCTGCTGGCCGACGTGAAGGACAAGCTGCAACAGGCCAGCCGGGGCGTGCCGATGGACTTCCAGGAACTGGCCGCCGACTGGAACCGCGACCCGGCGCTGTGCGCCTACCTGATCGCCGCAGCCAACAGCGCCACCTATGGCAGCGGCCAGGCGCCCTGCATCAGCCTGCCCGACGCGCTCAAGCGCATGGGCGCCCGCACGTGCATGAACCACGCCATCGCCCTGGCCCTGCGCCAGGCCGGCAGCACCACCGACCCGTTCCTGAAGCTGTTCCTGCAGAACTACCTGGACGAGATCGAACAGCTTTCCGAAACCGTGGTACGCACCGCCCGCCAGTGCGGCCTCGACCACGGTCCGCTGCAGGCGGCGGCGCTGCTCTACCGGCTGGGCGAGATGTGCGTGATCTTCCAGGCCCAGCAGTGGATGCGGCAAAGCCGCCAGAGCCTCGACGACAACACCCTGACCAAGGCCATCGCCGACTTCGCCGAGCCCTTGGCCATCCGCCTCAAGGCGCACTGGGGCCTGCCCATGGCCCTGCGCGACCTGATCGGCGCCTGCTATGCGCTGCCGCAGTTCCAGGTGCGCCAGGAGCAGGTGGTCATGCGCCTGGCTGCGGCCCAGTGCGTCGGGGAATCGGCGGCGGAGATCGAACGCCTCAAGCGCCTGGCCGGCGTGGGCTAG